The proteins below are encoded in one region of candidate division WOR-3 bacterium:
- a CDS encoding BatD family protein encodes MRTLAFLFFLIFTNLYSAEIVIRPQTLTTEVAGSAFFTVEIRMTGSEMLTDLKIHSDNSLQISNPSVSMSTIIVNGNKKNIHMYGYSVYPLSGGNYEITLEAVLSNGKTESALTKSLSVSVKGDSVMLYSRGTDSSGIPLLTAINPVKMAMSVSDRYPYVNEQIVAELSIFSKFKLLKYPDFIYYPSFNGFWAEIADSLFQSSELSTDFGKVYKYSLKWIVFPLQAGPATVSGAGVEITFSSYPLLPKILNIYSDSLVLNVKPLPLEGVPPTFRGSVGKFFVSLRAPENVDSTAEISVIISGTGNIKGIEDIQPPQAEGADLYYASSEIEITSMSPYIEGKKTTKWTLVPTNSTPIIIQPVQFSYFDPSLGSYVTSETPPCTLSASGDLTPIDTCYKRDTIPPGADIRELNIPELPRSVVISSFALSVSIFAFGAAIFFSRRKIFLSKTNRKKKTFKKLLEQARKHSMGGDYEKSFLFLKKSLVSFFSDENLESFREMSDFASKRLKTEYFRNLFSNLEEIDFTGKTPNESIASDIKTIEKLFEKLENIAKTSIDDDSSHGAE; translated from the coding sequence TCCATTCCGACAATTCTCTTCAGATTTCAAATCCTTCTGTTTCGATGAGCACAATAATCGTCAACGGAAACAAAAAAAATATTCATATGTATGGATACTCCGTTTACCCACTTTCCGGTGGTAATTATGAAATCACTTTGGAGGCTGTTCTGTCAAACGGCAAGACCGAAAGCGCCCTGACGAAAAGCCTGAGCGTAAGCGTAAAAGGGGATTCTGTAATGCTTTATTCAAGGGGAACAGACTCTTCCGGAATACCCCTTTTAACAGCGATAAATCCCGTAAAGATGGCTATGAGCGTCAGCGACAGATATCCTTACGTCAACGAACAAATCGTCGCAGAACTCTCGATATTTTCAAAATTCAAACTTTTAAAATATCCGGATTTTATCTATTACCCTTCATTCAACGGTTTTTGGGCGGAAATAGCGGATAGCCTTTTCCAGTCATCCGAGTTAAGTACAGACTTCGGAAAAGTTTACAAGTACTCTCTTAAATGGATTGTCTTCCCTCTTCAGGCAGGACCAGCGACTGTTTCCGGGGCAGGAGTCGAAATCACGTTTTCATCATACCCTCTTTTGCCGAAAATTCTGAATATATACTCTGATTCACTCGTTCTTAACGTCAAACCCCTTCCACTTGAGGGTGTCCCACCGACATTTAGGGGCAGCGTAGGGAAATTTTTCGTCTCCCTTAGAGCTCCAGAAAATGTCGATTCAACCGCCGAGATCTCAGTTATAATATCGGGAACAGGAAACATTAAGGGCATCGAAGATATCCAACCCCCCCAGGCCGAAGGAGCGGACCTTTACTACGCTTCATCTGAAATCGAGATTACATCGATGTCCCCTTACATTGAAGGAAAGAAAACAACAAAATGGACGCTCGTCCCCACCAATTCTACCCCGATAATTATCCAGCCAGTCCAATTCTCTTATTTTGACCCTTCTCTTGGAAGTTACGTGACGAGCGAAACTCCTCCCTGCACATTGTCGGCGTCAGGAGACCTGACACCTATTGACACATGCTATAAGCGCGACACAATCCCACCGGGCGCAGATATCCGAGAATTGAATATACCCGAATTGCCTAGATCTGTCGTTATTTCGTCATTCGCCTTGTCTGTCTCGATTTTCGCTTTTGGAGCAGCAATATTTTTCTCAAGACGGAAAATTTTCTTGTCGAAAACAAACAGAAAAAAGAAAACTTTCAAAAAGTTATTGGAACAGGCAAGGAAACACTCAATGGGGGGAGACTACGAAAAATCCTTTCTTTTTTTAAAAAAGAGCCTTGTATCTTTTTTCAGCGATGAAAATCTTGAGAGTTTCAGAGAAATGTCGGATTTTGCTTCAAAACGCTTGAAAACCGAATATTTCAGGAATTTATTTTCAAATCTTGAAGAGATCGATTTCACGGGGAAGACACCTAATGAAAGTATTGCGTCGGATATAAAAACAATTGAAAAGCTTTTTGAAAAACTGGAAAATATCGCGAAAACATCAATCGACGACGATAGCAGCCACGGCGCAGAATAA